A region of Moorena producens PAL-8-15-08-1 DNA encodes the following proteins:
- a CDS encoding PhnD/SsuA/transferrin family substrate-binding protein: MGLSLIASTAPGITSAQEPVDGTGQIMNSEVKIVKVGVLAIRGVEHTKTKWQPTLDYLSETISGYVFQLVPLGFDTLEEIVANQEVDFVLSNPGMYVRLESIYGAIPIATLKNLRLGQPYTQFGAVILRHADRNDIQDLKDLRGKTFMAVSENAFGGWQMAWEILLQAGVNPYRDFPGLHFGGSHDAVIYAVRDGIVDAGTVRTDTLERMAQEGKINRDDFVILNQQTQYQDTFPFAVSTKLYPQWPFSTLSHTPVELAEEVAIALMTIPSEHPAAKAGRYQGWSIPANYQACHETLRNLRVRPYEDWGKVTLGQVIYQYRYWLLFAGVSCFGFSYGLVYLAGRRRIEAELRQTNALLEIRVSERTAEFKAAKEAADQANHAKSEFLANMSHELRTPLNGILGYAQILQRDPQITAKQKDQIKLIYQCGNYLLHLINDILDLSKIEARKMELFPTEIHLPSFLKEVVEMCRVKAQQKEIAFIYQPSSHLPEGILADPKRLQQVLINLLGNAIKFTDHGGVTFKVDVISNHQEITTRKSPLVRLRFIIKDTGIGMTPEQVGKIFLPFEQVGNLEHREQGTGLGLAISKTIINLMGSAINVESTYGQGSLFSIELELPIATAVSQSKQASTKTLIGCQGKARKILVVDDKWENRSVIVNVLQPLGFKLFEASNGVEGFEKATAFNPDLIITDLVMPVMDGLEMMRRLRSSDNLKDLLIIASSASVYELDKQQSWNAGCDDFIPKPVEVDELLEKLKQHLQLEWVYEDFIPKPETITDAGAEEIQLDAIVPPPSDLLILLYDFAKRGSVFDISQEAEKLEHLDAKFVPFAKLIYKLAKEFKVKEIRKFIEEYID; the protein is encoded by the coding sequence ATGGGATTATCACTAATAGCATCGACTGCCCCAGGGATTACTTCTGCTCAGGAACCTGTAGATGGAACAGGACAAATAATGAATTCAGAGGTAAAGATTGTTAAGGTGGGAGTGCTGGCAATTCGGGGTGTTGAGCATACTAAAACAAAATGGCAACCGACCCTAGACTATCTCAGTGAAACCATTTCCGGCTATGTTTTCCAACTTGTACCACTAGGGTTTGACACCCTCGAAGAAATAGTAGCTAACCAGGAGGTGGACTTTGTGTTGTCCAATCCTGGAATGTATGTACGGTTGGAATCGATTTATGGGGCAATACCAATTGCCACCCTAAAAAATCTACGCCTAGGCCAGCCTTACACCCAATTTGGAGCGGTGATCCTGCGTCATGCTGACCGCAATGATATCCAGGATTTAAAGGATTTACGGGGCAAAACCTTTATGGCCGTTAGTGAAAATGCCTTTGGGGGCTGGCAAATGGCATGGGAAATTCTGTTACAAGCTGGAGTTAACCCCTACCGTGACTTTCCAGGGCTCCACTTTGGTGGTAGCCATGACGCAGTGATCTACGCTGTTCGTGATGGTATTGTCGATGCTGGCACTGTCCGCACTGATACCCTCGAACGTATGGCACAGGAGGGCAAAATTAATCGAGATGACTTTGTGATCCTAAATCAGCAAACTCAATATCAAGACACTTTCCCTTTTGCTGTGAGTACTAAACTTTATCCACAATGGCCCTTTTCCACACTATCCCATACCCCAGTGGAGTTAGCGGAAGAGGTTGCGATCGCATTAATGACCATACCTTCTGAGCACCCAGCCGCCAAAGCTGGTCGTTATCAGGGCTGGAGTATCCCGGCCAACTACCAAGCTTGTCACGAAACCTTACGGAATCTGCGGGTTCGTCCCTACGAAGATTGGGGAAAAGTGACTCTGGGTCAAGTCATCTATCAGTACCGCTATTGGCTGTTATTTGCTGGTGTTTCCTGTTTTGGATTTAGCTATGGTCTAGTTTATCTAGCTGGCCGTAGGCGAATCGAAGCAGAACTGCGACAAACCAATGCTTTACTGGAAATCCGGGTCTCCGAACGTACAGCTGAGTTCAAAGCAGCTAAAGAAGCGGCTGATCAGGCTAATCACGCCAAAAGTGAATTCCTGGCGAATATGAGTCATGAATTGCGTACTCCCCTCAATGGCATTTTGGGTTACGCCCAAATTCTACAACGGGATCCACAGATAACTGCTAAACAAAAAGACCAGATCAAGCTTATTTATCAGTGTGGCAACTATCTACTCCATTTGATTAATGACATTTTAGACTTATCCAAAATCGAAGCTCGGAAAATGGAACTGTTTCCGACAGAAATTCATTTGCCGTCCTTTTTGAAAGAAGTTGTAGAAATGTGCCGCGTCAAAGCCCAGCAAAAGGAGATTGCTTTTATTTATCAACCCTCATCCCATCTCCCAGAGGGTATCCTGGCTGATCCCAAACGATTGCAACAAGTTCTGATTAATCTTTTGGGCAATGCCATTAAGTTTACTGACCATGGCGGAGTCACGTTTAAGGTAGACGTTATCAGTAACCACCAAGAAATTACTACTCGCAAATCCCCCCTAGTCAGACTTCGATTTATCATTAAAGATACTGGCATTGGGATGACCCCAGAACAAGTGGGAAAAATCTTTTTGCCCTTTGAACAGGTGGGTAATCTTGAGCATCGTGAACAAGGTACTGGACTTGGATTAGCGATTAGCAAAACAATTATCAATTTGATGGGAAGTGCTATCAATGTTGAGAGTACTTATGGCCAAGGTAGCCTTTTCTCGATCGAGTTAGAGTTACCGATTGCTACAGCTGTGAGTCAGAGTAAGCAAGCCTCCACCAAAACTCTTATAGGTTGTCAGGGGAAAGCACGGAAAATATTAGTAGTAGATGACAAATGGGAAAATCGCTCTGTAATTGTGAATGTGTTACAACCTCTGGGATTTAAACTGTTTGAGGCCAGTAATGGGGTTGAGGGTTTTGAAAAAGCCACAGCATTTAACCCTGATCTAATTATTACTGACTTGGTGATGCCGGTGATGGATGGCTTGGAAATGATGCGACGTCTGCGCTCATCAGATAACTTGAAAGATCTGTTAATTATTGCTTCATCTGCCAGTGTTTATGAGTTAGACAAGCAACAGAGTTGGAATGCAGGCTGCGATGATTTTATTCCCAAACCAGTGGAGGTAGACGAATTACTGGAAAAATTAAAACAGCATTTGCAACTGGAATGGGTGTATGAAGACTTCATACCAAAACCAGAAACTATAACAGATGCTGGAGCTGAAGAAATCCAGCTAGATGCCATTGTGCCTCCCCCATCTGATCTCCTAATCCTACTTTATGACTTTGCTAAGAGAGGTAGTGTGTTTGACATCAGCCAAGAAGCTGAAAAGCTAGAACACTTAGATGCTAAATTTGTCCCCTTTGCTAAGCTAATTTATAAATTAGCTAAGGAGTTTAAGGTGAAGGAAATTAGGAAGTTTATCGAAGAGTATATCGATTAA
- a CDS encoding PhnD/SsuA/transferrin family substrate-binding protein, with the protein MSRLYFLIKSSLILGMGLSLIASPAPGITLAQKSVDGTGQITTSQVKIVKVGVMAIRGVDHTKKKWQPTLDYLSETISGYVFQLVPLGFDTIEEIIANQEVDFVLPNPGMYVELEWIYGARRIATLKNLRLGQPYTQFGAVILRHADRNDIQDLRDLRGKTFMAVSEIAFGGWQMAWETLLQAGVNPYRDFPALHFGGSHDAVVYAVRDGIVDAGTVRTDTLERMAQEGKINRDDFVILNQQTQYQDTFPFALSTKLYPEWPFSTLPHTPMELAEEVAIALITMPSEHPAAKAGRYQGWTIPANYQACHETLRNLRVRPYEDWGNVTLGQVIHHYRYWLLFAGVSCFGFSYGLVYLAGRRRIEAELRQTNALLEIRVSERTAEFKAAKEAADQANHAKSEFLANMSHELRTPLNGVLGYAQILQRDPQITAKQKDQINLIYKCGNYLLHLINDILDLSKIEARKMELFPTEVHLPSFLMEVVEMCRVKAQQKEIAFSYQPSSHLPEGILADPKRLRQVLINLLGNSIKFTDHGGVTFKVDVISNHQAITTIQSPLARLRFIIKDTGVGMTPEQLEKIFLPFEQVGDVEHREQGTGLGLAISKTIINLMGSAINVESTYGQGSLFSIELELPITTAVIDSNQASTKTLIGCQGKAGKILVVDDKWENRSVIVNVLQPLGFELLEASNGVEGLEKATAFNPDLIITDLVMPVMDGLEMMRRLRSLDKFKDLLIIASSASVYELDQEQSSKAGCDDFIPKPVDVAELLEKLKQHLQLEWVYEDFIPKPETITDAGAEEIQLDAIVPPPSDILLQLYDFAKKGNVFDISQEAEKLEKLDSKFVPFAKVIYRFAKDFKVKQLRKFIEEYVDKL; encoded by the coding sequence ATGAGTCGTCTTTACTTCTTAATTAAATCCAGCCTGATTCTAGGCATGGGATTATCACTAATAGCATCGCCTGCCCCAGGGATTACTCTTGCTCAGAAATCTGTAGATGGAACAGGACAAATAACGACTTCACAGGTAAAGATTGTTAAGGTGGGAGTGATGGCAATTCGGGGTGTTGACCATACCAAAAAAAAATGGCAACCGACCCTAGACTATCTCAGTGAAACCATTTCCGGCTATGTCTTCCAACTTGTACCACTAGGGTTTGACACCATCGAAGAAATAATAGCTAACCAGGAGGTGGACTTTGTGTTGCCTAACCCTGGAATGTATGTAGAGTTGGAATGGATTTATGGGGCACGACGAATTGCCACCCTAAAAAATCTACGCCTAGGCCAGCCTTACACCCAATTTGGAGCGGTTATCCTGCGTCATGCTGATCGCAATGATATCCAGGATTTAAGGGATTTACGGGGCAAAACCTTTATGGCCGTCAGTGAAATTGCCTTTGGGGGCTGGCAAATGGCATGGGAAACTCTGTTACAAGCTGGAGTTAACCCCTACCGTGACTTTCCAGCGCTCCACTTTGGTGGTAGCCATGACGCAGTGGTCTACGCTGTTCGTGATGGTATTGTCGATGCTGGCACTGTCCGCACTGATACCCTCGAACGTATGGCACAGGAGGGTAAAATTAATCGAGATGACTTTGTGATCCTCAATCAGCAAACTCAATATCAGGACACTTTCCCTTTTGCTCTGAGTACTAAACTTTATCCAGAATGGCCCTTTTCTACACTACCCCATACCCCAATGGAGTTAGCGGAAGAGGTTGCGATCGCATTAATAACCATGCCTTCTGAGCACCCAGCCGCCAAAGCTGGTCGTTATCAGGGCTGGACTATCCCCGCCAACTACCAAGCTTGTCACGAAACCTTACGGAATCTGCGGGTTCGTCCCTACGAAGATTGGGGAAACGTGACTCTGGGTCAAGTCATCCATCACTACCGCTATTGGCTGTTATTTGCTGGTGTTTCCTGCTTTGGATTTAGCTATGGTCTAGTTTATCTGGCTGGCCGTAGGCGAATCGAAGCAGAACTGCGACAAACCAATGCTTTACTGGAAATCCGGGTCTCCGAACGTACAGCTGAGTTCAAAGCAGCTAAAGAAGCGGCTGATCAGGCTAATCACGCCAAAAGTGAATTCCTGGCTAATATGAGTCATGAATTGCGTACTCCCCTCAATGGCGTTTTGGGTTACGCCCAAATTCTACAACGGGATCCACAGATAACTGCTAAACAAAAAGACCAGATCAACCTTATTTATAAGTGTGGCAACTATCTACTCCATCTGATTAATGACATTTTAGACTTATCCAAAATCGAAGCTCGGAAAATGGAACTGTTTCCGACAGAAGTTCATTTGCCGTCCTTTCTGATGGAAGTTGTAGAAATGTGTCGCGTCAAAGCCCAGCAAAAAGAGATTGCTTTTAGTTATCAACCCTCATCCCATCTGCCAGAGGGTATCCTGGCTGATCCCAAACGATTGCGACAAGTTCTGATTAATCTTTTGGGAAATTCTATTAAGTTTACTGACCATGGCGGAGTCACGTTTAAGGTAGACGTTATCAGTAATCACCAAGCAATTACTACTATCCAATCCCCCCTAGCCAGACTTCGATTTATCATTAAAGATACTGGCGTTGGGATGACCCCAGAACAACTGGAAAAAATCTTTTTGCCCTTTGAACAGGTGGGGGATGTTGAGCATCGTGAACAAGGCACTGGGCTTGGATTAGCGATTAGCAAAACAATTATCAATTTGATGGGAAGTGCTATCAATGTTGAGAGTACTTATGGCCAAGGTAGCCTTTTCTCGATCGAGTTAGAGTTACCGATTACTACAGCTGTGATTGACAGTAACCAAGCCTCCACCAAAACTCTTATAGGTTGTCAGGGGAAAGCAGGGAAAATCTTAGTAGTAGATGACAAATGGGAGAATCGCTCTGTAATTGTGAATGTTTTACAACCTCTGGGATTTGAACTGTTGGAGGCCAGTAACGGGGTTGAGGGTTTGGAAAAAGCCACAGCATTTAACCCTGATCTAATTATTACTGACTTGGTGATGCCGGTGATGGATGGCTTGGAAATGATGCGACGTCTGCGCTCATTAGATAAATTTAAAGATCTGTTGATTATTGCTTCATCTGCCAGTGTTTATGAGTTAGACCAGGAACAGAGTTCGAAGGCAGGCTGCGATGATTTTATTCCCAAACCAGTGGACGTAGCCGAATTACTAGAAAAATTAAAACAGCATTTGCAACTGGAATGGGTGTATGAAGACTTCATACCAAAACCAGAAACTATAACAGATGCTGGAGCTGAAGAAATCCAGCTAGATGCGATTGTGCCTCCCCCATCTGATATTCTGCTCCAACTTTATGACTTTGCTAAGAAAGGTAATGTGTTTGACATCAGCCAAGAAGCTGAAAAGCTGGAAAAGTTAGATTCTAAATTTGTCCCATTTGCTAAGGTTATTTATAGATTTGCTAAAGATTTCAAGGTGAAGCAACTTAGGAAGTTTATCGAAGAGTATGTCGATAAGTTATAA
- a CDS encoding non-ribosomal peptide synthetase: MKTLKKFLENLANQNVKLWLEGERLRCKAPEGVLTSELRTQLSNHKQEIITFLQQANLKREFKENLIKPIERNGNPSPLSYAQQRLWFIEKMALSSNAYNMPLTLHLVGQLDYVALEKSLNQIIARHETLRTTFSEINGTPVQIIQPPFELELPIIDLSELTPSEATTKLQQLLQQENEQRFNLEVDPPIRAQLYQLGTTEHILQITLHHIASDGWSLTVLPKELSAIYTATLEDQPSPLPSLPIQYADFAVWQRNYLQGETLFSQLSYWKQKLLDLPQLQLPTDHPRPAVETFNGAGIPINIPAALTSKVKQLTQKQGTTLFMTLLAAFKILLSRYSGQESIAVGTPIANRNRSEIEGLIGFFVNSLVMYTDLGGNPSFTEVLNRVKQTALEAYGHQDIPFEKLVEELQPERSLSQNPLFQVVFALQQEEIFKPSYSLPNLEVGLYEGARAKMTVRMDLELHLWVEGEEIKGFCAYNRDLFEAETMSRMLSHYQNLLSAAVETPEGPISQLPLMTEPELDQILVEWNNTKTDYPTDKCIHQLFQEQVQKTPDAVAVVFEQQKLTYSQLNSKANQLAHYLQKLGVVPETLVGICVERSVEMVVGLLAILKAGGAYVPLDPNYPTSRLNYMVEDAQVSIILTQEKWQHDLPSTAAQVICLDRELPNTASSENLTVSITSEHQAYMMYTSGSTGLPKGVNIRHQGVVRLVKNTNYIKLTEEDIFLQLAPISFDAATLEIWGSMLNGGTLAVMPPHQPSLAEIGAAIRENQVTTLWLSAGLFQLMVEEQLENLKSLKQLLAGGDVLSVTHVQKVLEKLPGCQLINGYGPTENTTFTCCFQVKADSNLEKSVPIGKPISNTQVYILDSNLQPVPIGVAGELHLGGDGLAIGYHHRPELTAEKFIPNPFENSKLYKTGDLARYLGDGNIEFIGRIDHQVKIRGYRIETGEIEAVINSYPIVKETVVLATEDNPGDKRLVAYIVPETQTTTTSNRELSETQVDSWQDIFNQQIYDQLSEVTDPLFNTRGWISNYDNQPIPVEQMRIWAGDIVTQVLAQKPESVWEIGCGTGMLLFQIAPQTQNYYGTDISKVSLEYIKQQIEQQPDKYSHVSLAQKRAEDMADIAPNSFDVVLLSSIVQYFPSVEYLLQVIENSIRVVKPGGMIFLGDIRSWPLMKAFHSSVQLYQATPSLSVEQLKPKIDRQMEQEKELLVSPELFVALKEKHPEITHVQIRLQRGTEHNELNKYRYSVLLHIEAQPGKVITPTVESGAALSAQEIETYLRDKEPESICFSGLVNGRVANDVELVELLSQPESKQNVQQLRQFLQEKLVNGIDPERLHQLSSDNGYSLELCWSAQGGPELMDGVFVRSELAKEGIVLTPLTQKSVVASNWNNYGNNPLSSQLRNQLIPELREYLESRLPEYMVPSGLIALSQLPLTPNGKVDRKALPVPDVTSSVSTEYVAPQTETEKLLAEIWQEVLGIEKVGIYDNFFDLGGHSLTAVKLVSKISTNLNISLSVKTLLLHPIIAELSNIMTELIQNKNVSQEPSYQSINNEAQETLNEEVVQTKKSDYIQLESRSLLSLFAVGKIPPVDAAALGCLGEYDPAMFSFSRDYIIENIFENLPFWAIIKQTNWGRIALIGLPRFISDLYSNQDDTVQVIIEALEMAGRIGAKFVSLTGLIPSATDYGLAITKAIANRHDLPKITTGHRTTGAAVVLTIKKICEQGGRDLSTEKVGFIGLGSVGMNVLPLMLKCLPHPQEITLCDVYSKFEFLDNIKQDLVQKFGFKGQINLALSKTTVPEKIYDSTLIVGATNVANVLDIIQVKPGTLIVDDSGPHCFSVEQAIQRFQEREDILFSEGGMLRSPYPMKTTIHLPPSVENILNNAQKSSIFSNPFNIMGCAFSGLLSSQFEQLEPTVGICDGEQSELHYQILQELEFEAGDLHCEHYVLPAKSIANFRQRFGKDL, from the coding sequence ATGAAAACATTAAAGAAATTTTTAGAGAATCTGGCTAATCAAAATGTCAAATTATGGCTTGAAGGTGAACGCTTGCGTTGTAAAGCTCCAGAGGGAGTATTGACATCAGAGCTACGGACTCAATTAAGCAATCATAAGCAGGAAATTATTACTTTTTTACAACAAGCTAATTTAAAGAGAGAATTCAAGGAAAACTTAATTAAGCCTATTGAGCGAAATGGCAACCCCTCACCATTATCATACGCACAACAAAGGCTATGGTTTATTGAAAAAATGGCCTTGAGTAGCAATGCCTACAATATGCCATTAACCCTACATCTGGTAGGTCAATTGGACTATGTAGCCCTAGAAAAAAGTCTCAACCAAATCATCGCTCGCCATGAAACCCTGAGAACTACCTTCAGTGAAATCAACGGCACACCAGTACAAATAATTCAACCCCCCTTTGAATTAGAACTACCCATAATTGACCTAAGTGAGTTAACACCATCAGAAGCTACCACCAAACTCCAACAACTACTCCAACAAGAAAATGAACAAAGATTCAATCTAGAAGTAGACCCTCCCATACGGGCTCAGTTGTATCAATTAGGAACAACAGAACACATACTGCAAATCACATTACATCACATAGCTTCCGATGGCTGGTCACTGACAGTATTACCCAAAGAACTCTCAGCTATTTACACTGCCACACTGGAAGACCAACCATCCCCATTACCCTCACTACCGATACAATATGCCGACTTTGCAGTGTGGCAAAGGAACTACTTACAAGGTGAAACCCTCTTTAGCCAACTAAGTTACTGGAAGCAAAAGCTCCTTGACTTACCTCAACTACAACTACCCACAGACCATCCCCGACCAGCAGTTGAAACTTTTAATGGAGCAGGTATACCCATAAACATACCAGCAGCACTAACATCAAAAGTTAAACAACTCACCCAAAAGCAGGGAACCACCCTATTTATGACCCTGTTAGCAGCCTTCAAAATCTTACTGTCTCGTTACAGTGGTCAAGAAAGTATAGCAGTAGGAACACCGATAGCCAACCGCAACCGCAGTGAAATAGAAGGGTTGATAGGTTTCTTTGTCAACTCCCTAGTCATGTACACAGACCTGGGAGGGAACCCTAGTTTCACAGAAGTATTAAACCGAGTGAAACAAACAGCCCTAGAAGCTTATGGTCACCAAGACATACCCTTTGAGAAATTGGTAGAAGAGTTGCAGCCAGAAAGGTCTCTATCGCAAAACCCCTTGTTTCAGGTAGTGTTTGCCCTTCAGCAGGAGGAAATCTTCAAACCATCCTATAGCTTGCCTAACTTAGAGGTAGGTTTGTATGAAGGGGCACGAGCTAAGATGACAGTGCGAATGGACTTAGAGTTACATCTGTGGGTAGAAGGAGAAGAAATCAAAGGATTTTGTGCTTACAACCGAGACTTGTTTGAAGCAGAAACTATGAGCAGGATGCTGTCACATTACCAAAACTTGCTCTCAGCAGCAGTAGAGACTCCCGAGGGACCTATTAGCCAGTTGCCATTAATGACAGAGCCAGAGTTAGACCAAATACTGGTGGAGTGGAACAACACGAAAACAGATTACCCAACAGACAAATGTATCCATCAATTATTTCAGGAACAAGTCCAGAAAACCCCAGATGCAGTAGCAGTAGTATTTGAACAACAAAAGCTGACCTACTCCCAATTAAATAGCAAAGCTAATCAACTAGCCCATTACTTGCAAAAATTGGGAGTAGTTCCAGAAACCCTAGTGGGAATATGTGTAGAGCGTTCAGTAGAGATGGTAGTAGGTTTATTAGCCATACTCAAAGCCGGAGGAGCTTATGTGCCATTAGACCCAAATTATCCAACTTCGCGTCTCAATTACATGGTAGAAGATGCACAAGTATCTATCATCTTGACTCAAGAAAAATGGCAACACGATCTACCATCTACGGCAGCTCAAGTAATATGTTTGGACCGGGAGCTACCAAATACAGCAAGTTCAGAAAACCTAACAGTATCAATAACATCAGAGCATCAGGCATACATGATGTATACCTCCGGCTCCACTGGTCTACCCAAGGGAGTGAACATCAGACATCAAGGAGTAGTGCGACTGGTAAAAAATACCAACTATATTAAGCTCACAGAAGAAGACATATTCCTACAATTAGCACCCATATCCTTTGATGCAGCTACACTGGAAATTTGGGGCAGTATGCTTAACGGAGGAACCCTAGCAGTAATGCCACCCCATCAACCCTCCCTAGCAGAAATAGGAGCAGCAATTAGGGAAAACCAAGTCACGACCCTATGGCTGAGTGCAGGGTTATTCCAACTGATGGTAGAAGAGCAACTGGAAAACTTAAAATCATTAAAGCAACTATTAGCAGGAGGAGACGTCTTATCAGTAACCCATGTGCAGAAAGTATTAGAAAAACTGCCAGGATGTCAATTAATAAATGGTTACGGACCAACAGAAAACACTACATTCACCTGCTGTTTTCAAGTCAAAGCTGATAGTAATCTAGAAAAATCAGTACCCATCGGTAAGCCAATATCCAATACACAAGTATATATTCTGGACTCAAATTTACAACCAGTGCCCATAGGAGTAGCAGGAGAATTACACCTAGGAGGAGATGGTTTAGCCATAGGCTACCACCACCGCCCCGAACTCACAGCCGAAAAATTTATTCCCAACCCTTTTGAGAACTCAAAATTATATAAGACGGGAGATTTGGCTCGCTACTTAGGGGATGGCAACATCGAATTTATAGGTAGAATAGACCACCAAGTAAAAATCCGGGGATATCGCATCGAAACAGGAGAAATAGAAGCAGTTATCAATTCATACCCCATCGTTAAAGAAACGGTAGTCTTAGCAACAGAAGACAACCCAGGAGACAAACGCCTGGTAGCATACATAGTACCAGAAACCCAAACCACAACCACCTCCAACCGAGAACTATCAGAAACCCAAGTAGACAGTTGGCAAGATATATTCAATCAACAAATATACGACCAGCTCAGTGAAGTAACTGACCCTCTATTCAACACTAGAGGATGGATCAGCAACTATGATAACCAGCCCATACCAGTAGAGCAAATGCGCATCTGGGCAGGGGATATTGTCACTCAAGTATTAGCGCAGAAACCAGAGAGTGTGTGGGAAATAGGTTGTGGCACAGGAATGCTGCTATTTCAAATCGCACCCCAGACACAAAACTATTATGGGACAGATATCTCCAAGGTCTCATTAGAATACATCAAACAACAAATAGAACAGCAACCAGACAAATATAGTCATGTCTCCTTAGCACAGAAACGAGCTGAAGACATGGCTGATATAGCTCCTAACAGTTTCGATGTCGTACTGCTTTCTTCCATAGTCCAGTATTTCCCGAGTGTGGAATATCTGTTACAAGTAATAGAAAATAGTATCAGGGTAGTCAAACCAGGAGGAATGATTTTCCTAGGGGATATCCGCAGTTGGCCATTAATGAAAGCCTTTCACAGTTCAGTGCAACTGTATCAAGCAACTCCCTCACTTTCAGTAGAACAACTCAAGCCAAAGATAGACAGACAAATGGAGCAGGAGAAAGAGTTGTTAGTGTCACCAGAGTTGTTTGTAGCTCTCAAAGAAAAACACCCAGAAATAACTCATGTACAAATCCGTTTACAGAGAGGAACAGAACACAATGAACTGAATAAATATCGCTACAGCGTACTGTTGCATATAGAGGCACAACCAGGAAAAGTAATAACACCGACTGTAGAAAGTGGAGCGGCTCTGAGTGCTCAGGAGATAGAAACTTATCTGCGAGACAAAGAGCCAGAATCAATTTGCTTTAGTGGTTTAGTCAATGGCAGAGTAGCTAATGATGTAGAGTTGGTAGAGTTGCTATCACAGCCAGAATCAAAACAGAATGTGCAGCAGTTGAGGCAGTTTTTACAGGAGAAGCTAGTCAATGGCATCGACCCAGAGAGGCTACATCAACTGAGCTCGGATAATGGGTATTCTCTAGAGTTGTGTTGGTCTGCTCAGGGAGGTCCGGAATTGATGGATGGAGTATTTGTGCGCAGTGAGTTAGCCAAAGAAGGGATAGTGTTAACACCCCTAACTCAAAAATCGGTGGTAGCAAGTAACTGGAATAATTATGGGAATAATCCGTTGAGTTCCCAGTTGAGAAACCAACTGATACCAGAGTTGAGAGAGTATTTGGAGTCGCGGTTGCCAGAGTATATGGTGCCATCGGGGTTGATAGCGTTGTCGCAATTGCCTCTAACTCCCAATGGCAAGGTAGATCGTAAGGCATTGCCTGTACCGGATGTAACCAGTAGTGTCTCAACGGAGTATGTGGCTCCACAGACGGAGACAGAGAAGCTGTTAGCAGAGATTTGGCAAGAAGTGTTGGGAATAGAAAAAGTGGGAATATATGATAACTTTTTTGATTTGGGAGGTCATTCTCTAACCGCAGTCAAATTAGTTTCTAAGATATCCACAAATTTAAACATTAGTCTCTCAGTAAAAACTTTATTATTACACCCAATAATTGCTGAGTTAAGTAATATTATGACGGAACTAATACAAAATAAAAATGTTTCTCAAGAGCCAAGCTATCAATCAATTAATAATGAAGCTCAGGAAACATTAAATGAGGAAGTTGTACAAACCAAAAAATCTGACTATATACAATTAGAATCTCGCTCTTTGTTATCTTTATTTGCTGTGGGGAAAATTCCTCCTGTCGATGCTGCCGCCTTAGGTTGTTTAGGAGAATACGATCCAGCAATGTTTAGTTTTAGTCGAGATTATATTATTGAAAATATCTTTGAAAATCTTCCTTTTTGGGCAATTATTAAACAGACTAATTGGGGTCGAATTGCACTAATAGGTTTGCCTCGATTTATTTCTGATTTATATAGCAATCAAGATGATACAGTACAGGTAATTATTGAAGCATTAGAAATGGCTGGAAGAATTGGTGCTAAGTTTGTTTCTTTGACTGGCTTAATTCCTTCTGCTACTGATTATGGTTTGGCAATTACCAAGGCAATTGCTAATCGTCATGATTTGCCAAAAATTACGACTGGACATAGAACAACTGGTGCTGCTGTTGTACTTACTATTAAGAAGATATGTGAGCAAGGTGGGCGAGATTTAAGTACAGAAAAAGTAGGATTTATTGGCTTAGGTTCTGTGGGAATGAATGTGTTGCCGTTAATGTTGAAATGCTTACCACATCCTCAAGAAATTACTCTTTGTGATGTTTATAGTAAGTTTGAATTTTTGGATAATATTAAACAAGATTTAGTCCAAAAATTTGGTTTTAAAGGTCAGATAAATTTGGCATTATCAAAAACAACAGTTCCCGAAAAAATTTACGACTCTACTTTAATTGTTGGAGCTACAAATGTCGCAAATGTATTAGATATTATTCAGGTTAAGCCTGGTACACTAATTGTTGATGATTCTGGTCCTCATTGTTTTTCAGTGGAGCAAGCTATTCAGCGTTTTCAGGAACGGGAAGATATTTTGTTTAGTGAGGGTGGAATGTTGCGATCGCCATATCCTATGAAAACAACAATCCATTTACCACCCTCTGTAGAAAATATATTGAATAATGCTCAAAAGTCATCAATTTTTTCAAATCCTTTTAATATCATGGGTTGTGCTTTTTCTGGTTTACTCTCATCTCAGTTCGAGCAACTGGAGCCTACTGTAGGAATTTGCGATGGAGAACAGTCTGAATTACATTACCAAATTTTGCAAGAATTAGAATTTGAAGCAGGCGATCTACATTGTGAACATTATGTACTTCCAGCAAAATCAATAGCCAATTTTAGACAGCGTTTTGGCAAAGATTTGTAA